GTGAAATGGTACCATTTGAACAAGCGTTAATCGGCCCTTTTAGCTTCTGTTCTGCACACCAAACTAAAAATTCACCTGCTTCTTCCTGTGAAATGAAGTTCATTTCTGCTTCAATAGCCGGTACACCAATTTCTTCTCCATGCATAATTTTTTCTATGTGAAAACGCAAGCGGTCCGTATAATCATCTTTTCCCATAACAATTGGAAAACGGACAGCTGTTACCGAAAACGGTGCTTTTTGAAAGAATACTGCCTCGGCTTGGCGTTTTCCTTCTTGATAGGAAATATTTTCACGGCGTGTATATGAAATAGGATACTTGTATGGATCAAAATCTTCTTCATAACACGTTTTTTCTAAAGAACCATATACTGAAAGAGTCGAGGTAAGTACATAGTGACTCGTACTATGACGAAAAGCTTCAACAGCAACAGCTGCGCCGTGTGAAGAATAGCATATTTGATCGAAGATAACATCCCATTTTCTTCCTCTTGTTGTTTCGATTACAGAATCTTTTTCTACACGATCAAGAAAAATTCGCTCAACTCGGTCGCCGAAATCATCCGGTGTTTTACCTCGCGTTGCTAACGTAACCTGTACTCCTTTAGAAAGCAATGTCTGAACTAAATTTTTTCCGAAAAAACGCGTTCCACCTAACACAAGTGCTGTTTTCATCTTTTTCTCCACCTTTCATATTTGATATGGGTGACCATACCATTATTATCCAACTTTTTCATCCATAAAGCTATGAATCTTTCCGCTTATTTTTTTGTACTTCCACCTATTTTTTCGCCACTGCCGTGTTAAGATGTACATATCTAACCAAAAGGAGCGACAGCGATGAATTCTTCTCCACTTCCCCTTAACGAACGTCTTGTTGTTCTTGATATTATTCGGGGCATTGCTTTGCTGGGCATTTTTTTAGTGAATATACCGGCTTTTACTTCTCCGATATTTATTTTTCAGCTGTACAATGTTTCTTATAAGTATGAAGGAATAGATGCTTATATTGATTTGTTCTTGCAGCTGTTTGTGCAAGGGAAGTTTTTTACCATTTTTTCTTTTTTGTTTGGACTTGGATGCGGAATTTTTTTGCATAGAGCTGAAGAAAAGCAGTACTTTGCCGCTGCTTTATGGTCAAGAAGAATGGCTGCTTTGCTATTAATCGGGCTTTTTCATCTTGTCTTTTTCTGGTATGGAGACATTTTGCATGTGTATGCTATTGGCGGTTTTTTATTATTCTTTTTTTACAATCGAAAAGCTAAGACGATTTTGCTGTGGGCAATAGGCTTGCTATGCTTTTTTTATCTTTTGGCTTGTATGCAGTTTTTTATTCCAGCACACGTCTTGCAGGAGGCTCAGTGGGAGTATAAAGCTTTACATGAACATGTCTTAACCCAATATTTATCCACCTACAGGCAAGCAGACTATTTATCTTGGCTGTTTTATCGTTTGAATGTTGAAGTGGTGCCTATGCTATTAAATCTACCGTTTTCTATCTTTCCCGTATTTTCTATGTTGTTATTTGGCTTATATACTGCTAAAAAAGGGTTGGTACATAATATCGAACAAAATCGTTCTTTTTTAAAGAAAATTCAGTCAATAACAGGCGCAGCAGGTTTCACTTTAACTATTATTCTGGCCATGCTAAAAACAGAGATTTTAAGATACGAACTCTATCAGCAGGCGGCCATTCACCTTTTTACAAGTTTGAGCGGCATTTTTCTATGTTTTTTTTATCTTACCACCTTACTGTTATTCCTGCAATTTTCTCCTTACGCTTCAATGCTGGGTCTTTTTAAGTATAGTGGAACAATGGCATTAACAACTTACCTTAGCCAAACTTTAATTTGCCTGTGGATGGTTCGAGTCTTTGGTTTATACGGAACTCTTACCTTAACGGAAAGCACGGTTATGTGCCTCATCATCTATACACTCCAGCTTTTTCTTAATAAGTGGTGGCTTTATTATTTCTATTACGGTCCGTGTGAATGGTTATGGCGGAGCTTTACATACCGATCTCTCCCGCCTCTTAGGCGGAATAGAAAAGCTTCAGCTTAACAGCAAATCGGCCTTCAAGGTTGAAAGCCGATTTGTCTCCTTTACTGCAAAGGCGGTATAGTTATTCGTTTAATTCCATTTGTCTCAAACTCTCGTATATAATCCATTTCTCGATGAAAAATTTGCATAAAAACTTCATTTTTTATTTCTTTAGTGGGTCCTATTTGCTCTATCACATCTCGTTTAGCCATGCGATAGGCTAGCGCTTCCCAAAACACTTCGTTATCGTATTCTCCAATAATATCTTGAAGAGAATCTTCATGTTCTTCTGTAAACATAACCTCACTGTTTAGCGTGTGAAAAGGTCCTTTTTCAAGGAAAGGCTCTGCGTGTGAAAACATTTGTTTTTCTACATCCGTATATTCCTGTGCATGCTCATCTTCCACTCCAGAACATGCTGTGACCATCCAGTTACCTAAATAAATTAAATCAAGCAGTTGAAAAAAGTGCGATTCAGATAGTTGAAGTTCAATATCGTTTTTTACAGGAGCTTTTGACATAAGCGCGGATCTCTCCTTTAATTTTGAGGGTAGTTGCTACTAAATAAAATAGCTAAAAGGGTTAATATGCAGGCTAGCAGGAAAACTGAAGAAATGGCTTCACCTCTTTTCTGTAGTGTAAAAATAGAGGTACTGACATCCAAAGAAGTGAATACGAAGGGTGTAAACTTATCATAATCGAAATAAAGACAAGATACAAGACTTTTTTACTAAATTTTCTGACTATTTTCGTCATAAATACCTATTTTTGTTTTGTTTATACTAGAAAGGTCTGGAATTTGTGTGCTGAGCTGTTCAAAATAAAAAAGCGCTGAACCAGGCGCTTTAACGGTGTAAAAAAATAGATAAACCAATAAAAAAAGCAGCTAAAATAAAATCAAAAATCCATTGCCACTTCTCACGTTTTAGCAATACGTGCTCTACCCCTGATAACAGCGAACTTATACTAACCAAAACAAAAATAAAGCTCAATTGGTTAAACGAAAATTTAGTGACAAAATTTGATACAAGTATGACTGCTACGGTGATGAACAGTGCTATTTGACTTATAAGTACCCATTTAATTCTCTGTTTATATCCGTCTTTTAAAGCTTGTAATAAATCGTTGCTGATCACTCTCGCTAAACCCCTTTTGTATTCCTATCGTCAAAAGTAAGAACGCAGCAAAAAAACGCTTATCTGCATCTTA
The genomic region above belongs to Priestia megaterium and contains:
- a CDS encoding NAD-dependent epimerase/dehydratase family protein gives rise to the protein MKTALVLGGTRFFGKNLVQTLLSKGVQVTLATRGKTPDDFGDRVERIFLDRVEKDSVIETTRGRKWDVIFDQICYSSHGAAVAVEAFRHSTSHYVLTSTLSVYGSLEKTCYEEDFDPYKYPISYTRRENISYQEGKRQAEAVFFQKAPFSVTAVRFPIVMGKDDYTDRLRFHIEKIMHGEEIGVPAIEAEMNFISQEEAGEFLVWCAEQKLKGPINACSNGTISLKNLFSYIEQAADKTARTTSRLTDENSSPYGVDHSWTMSNEKASFWGYSFTNLQDWLPSLIKTVVESEKKVPLS
- a CDS encoding DUF418 domain-containing protein; this translates as MNSSPLPLNERLVVLDIIRGIALLGIFLVNIPAFTSPIFIFQLYNVSYKYEGIDAYIDLFLQLFVQGKFFTIFSFLFGLGCGIFLHRAEEKQYFAAALWSRRMAALLLIGLFHLVFFWYGDILHVYAIGGFLLFFFYNRKAKTILLWAIGLLCFFYLLACMQFFIPAHVLQEAQWEYKALHEHVLTQYLSTYRQADYLSWLFYRLNVEVVPMLLNLPFSIFPVFSMLLFGLYTAKKGLVHNIEQNRSFLKKIQSITGAAGFTLTIILAMLKTEILRYELYQQAAIHLFTSLSGIFLCFFYLTTLLLFLQFSPYASMLGLFKYSGTMALTTYLSQTLICLWMVRVFGLYGTLTLTESTVMCLIIYTLQLFLNKWWLYYFYYGPCEWLWRSFTYRSLPPLRRNRKASA